A genomic region of Polyangiaceae bacterium contains the following coding sequences:
- a CDS encoding DUF4351 domain-containing protein, with protein sequence MDPKSSAGPIYLAPAAHGGVESRSTVRAERRPTSPLRPAVDEHVVQPEAEGRYEMIRGRKVSAMVALLPHAKAQCRLAFLIAPHVRLGWSTSTELLTRASEASDFGTDVCVCQDGTDPATGSRYLEEISFEVVNEQRLRDVTDKAEDLIQRGVRRVFAIFVKTNIVSEWSRDEGKFVRLNEDGVIEDKLFIRPIAVRALIDFAEGENEVARALITKGNAEIVKLKENAHKKGLDEGHKKGLDEGHKKGLDEGHKKGVQDTFCRLLRMRFGDVPDAVQQRISVASIEQLEQWTERLFVATSLDDVFL encoded by the coding sequence ATGGATCCCAAGAGCAGCGCAGGGCCCATCTATCTCGCGCCAGCCGCTCATGGCGGCGTGGAATCTCGGTCGACTGTTCGCGCCGAACGCCGCCCAACTTCGCCATTGCGTCCAGCAGTCGACGAACACGTCGTGCAGCCCGAAGCGGAGGGGCGTTACGAGATGATTCGAGGCCGTAAGGTTTCGGCGATGGTCGCGCTGCTTCCTCATGCCAAAGCGCAGTGTCGCCTTGCGTTTCTGATCGCCCCGCACGTAAGGCTCGGATGGTCCACGTCGACCGAGCTGCTCACGCGTGCATCGGAGGCATCCGACTTCGGAACGGACGTGTGCGTGTGCCAAGACGGCACGGATCCAGCGACGGGTTCACGTTACCTGGAAGAGATATCGTTCGAGGTGGTGAACGAGCAGCGGCTGCGTGACGTGACGGACAAGGCCGAAGATCTGATTCAGCGCGGAGTTCGTCGGGTGTTCGCCATTTTCGTGAAAACGAACATCGTGAGCGAGTGGTCAAGGGACGAAGGAAAGTTCGTCCGGCTGAACGAAGACGGCGTGATCGAGGATAAACTCTTCATTCGTCCCATTGCCGTGCGCGCATTGATCGACTTTGCCGAGGGGGAAAACGAAGTCGCACGGGCGCTCATTACGAAGGGCAATGCGGAGATCGTCAAGCTGAAAGAAAATGCCCACAAGAAGGGGCTGGACGAAGGGCACAAGAAGGGGCTGGACGAAGGGCACAAGAAGGGGCTGGACGAAGGCCACAAGAAGGGCGTGCAAGACACGTTTTGCCGCCTGTTGCGTATGCGCTTCGGAGATGTGCCGGACGCGGTGCAGCAACGCATCAGCGTTGCGAGTATCGAACAGCTCGAGCAATGGACCGAGCGCTTGTTCGTGGCGACGTCACTCGACGACGTATTCCTCTAG
- a CDS encoding DNA mismatch repair protein, producing MNEIPIPDLLQSKAAVRIDVDATKFAVTLAFAGSTSGGMFAEALERTATPASTWDPNGFAADLFLQQIVAKYFSIRAGNAEATLTSATFLLRLMANPPSDPAEIAFRRDILHELSNQPELRKALENVYRDLVRLRGQLESTGAGGAARRMDLNRHKLDTLTTVKRLFDHLAADFSTAQSGLRRLGEFGAAILASEPYGSLRDLLSYDQQLATLNLKISVGADGEIRSFNVLSIEEAAQNPFVNPFWRRWLAVIELFVRGYKFSRSEVLSRLIDAVFTGIDSQLVLLVQLIGDVEFYLGALGFRDKALAAGLSVCLAELVEPEKPRELHGLFNVLLFLNGITPVPCNLEIDPTTTSILITGPNSGGKTRLLQSLGIAQLLAQNGLFVPAKSARLVLATGLVTSLIEGTKVDQAEGRLGMEMMRIRSLFERLPPHSMVLLDELCSGTNPSEGERIVELVLGMFHKLRPQAFVTTHFLAFAQRLERENKVPGLRFLQVELGPDRRATYQFKIGVAQSSLAEATAERLGVTGDQLLQLVEQNLRKHRALLPPGD from the coding sequence GTGAACGAAATACCCATCCCCGATCTTCTCCAGTCGAAGGCTGCTGTTCGGATTGACGTCGATGCAACGAAGTTCGCCGTCACGCTCGCCTTTGCGGGAAGCACGTCTGGGGGCATGTTCGCCGAGGCGCTCGAGCGTACCGCAACCCCTGCTTCGACCTGGGATCCGAACGGTTTCGCGGCGGATCTGTTTCTGCAGCAAATCGTCGCGAAGTATTTCTCCATTCGCGCGGGTAACGCCGAAGCCACGCTGACATCCGCAACGTTCTTGCTCCGACTCATGGCCAACCCCCCGTCGGATCCTGCAGAAATCGCATTTCGCCGGGATATCCTCCATGAACTGTCGAATCAGCCAGAGCTGCGTAAGGCGCTCGAAAACGTGTACCGCGACCTGGTTCGGCTACGCGGACAGCTCGAGAGCACGGGGGCGGGCGGAGCGGCTCGTCGCATGGACCTGAACCGGCACAAGCTCGATACGCTCACCACCGTAAAACGGCTCTTCGATCATCTTGCAGCGGACTTCTCGACGGCGCAATCGGGTTTGCGGCGGCTGGGAGAGTTTGGCGCGGCCATTCTGGCCAGTGAGCCCTATGGGTCCCTTCGCGATCTTTTGAGCTACGACCAGCAGCTCGCAACCTTGAATCTCAAAATCAGCGTGGGCGCCGACGGGGAAATTCGTTCATTCAATGTCCTGTCCATCGAGGAAGCCGCGCAAAATCCGTTCGTCAATCCGTTTTGGCGTCGCTGGCTCGCGGTCATCGAGTTATTCGTCCGCGGCTACAAATTCAGCCGAAGCGAAGTGCTCTCGCGCCTCATCGACGCGGTTTTCACGGGCATCGACAGCCAGCTCGTCTTGCTCGTCCAGCTCATCGGTGACGTCGAGTTTTACCTCGGAGCGTTGGGATTCCGCGACAAGGCGCTGGCAGCCGGGCTCTCGGTTTGCCTTGCGGAACTGGTCGAACCCGAAAAGCCCCGCGAACTCCATGGTCTTTTCAACGTGCTCCTCTTTCTCAATGGTATCACGCCCGTTCCCTGCAATCTGGAGATCGACCCCACGACCACCTCCATTCTGATCACAGGCCCGAATTCGGGAGGCAAAACGCGACTGCTCCAATCGCTGGGTATTGCGCAGCTCCTCGCCCAAAATGGGCTGTTCGTTCCCGCGAAGAGCGCGCGGCTCGTGCTGGCAACGGGGCTCGTCACGTCGCTCATCGAGGGGACGAAGGTCGATCAGGCCGAAGGGCGGCTGGGCATGGAGATGATGCGCATTCGTAGCCTATTCGAACGGCTCCCACCACATTCAATGGTGCTTCTGGACGAACTGTGCTCGGGGACCAATCCATCGGAAGGCGAGCGTATCGTCGAGCTCGTACTGGGCATGTTCCACAAGCTCCGGCCGCAGGCGTTCGTCACGACGCACTTTCTTGCGTTCGCGCAGCGCCTCGAACGGGAAAACAAGGTGCCGGGGCTCCGTTTTCTGCAGGTCGAGCTAGGGCCCGATCGACGCGCGACATACCAATTCAAAATTGGCGTGGCGCAAAGCTCGCTGGCCGAGGCAACCGCGGAGCGACTCGGGGTCACCGGGGATCAGCTCTTGCAGTTGGTCGAGCAAAACCTGCGGAAACACAGGGCTCTCTTGCCGCCGGGAGATTGA
- a CDS encoding efflux RND transporter permease subunit produces MTRLALRNPLAVLMVSIALMVFSAVVTPRMAVDTFPELSPPVLIVGTLASGLGPKDVEKTITWRLEKVIAATPGVDHIRSKSRTSLSIVYVWLKWGTDLNAAQALVQQQVAFAMSSVPKTLGVLPPFVLQYDPSDAPVLQVAVHGGGLSGPQLYDFAVNSVEPIIEGISGVASASPNGGRERRINIVVDPVRALARGVTSREISAAVDKANALMPSGRLMTTGSESNVYTNAVAARVSDIGDAVVKEVDGQAVLIRDVALVEDGGSAPSQFVAVDGNPAVYLNVLRIPGANTVQVVESIREALANLKGLPPGIVVQPIFDQATFVRGAIHGLQREIVQALFLVAAVILLFLQSARSVLIAAISVPLSFATILLVLYATDQSLNAFTLGGLTLAMGPLVDISVVVLESIHQRRMAGDDAVTAALRGAKLVAAPALAASLCTIAVLLPVVLLTGLAQKLFSPLALTVATAMLAGYFVSMLITPVACRYLLGQHHEPGKLASAVSGFIDRVVNAYTNALRAALDRRIALTMAIFALVGASVYAASWLPAAFFPEVDESMERVYVRLAPGTSLDDSTRIFQEIGQTLRQELPKNEVELVLMNIGAPSKARSKMNSPNAGPHMGFIRVALAPPEKRKRSQREIADAMRAILTKRFPGIDFLQKPGGLVASVFSNGYRAPLTVEVHGNDLDQLDARVKAVSDVARDVPGVRDIYTTLDLEYPELRITTDRQEAGLVGVTARDTAQTTLDATVGNINAPAVWIDGNNGQSYYVVTAYDPRIIEDAERLREVPIRATQSGAVTLGSYATIERSTGPIEIERNHLQRVAIVYMQTEGRDLGSAATELEKRLHGDPRTRDVHFNLVGQVDLMRSTFSGLGVALGLAIMVVFVVMTIQFKSMRLPLIMLFTIPACVVGIVAALFAAGEGFSVPTMMGILMVVGIAVSNGILLVDHANKEFTAGKEALDAVIEAGRARFRPIAMTSLATIISLLPTALGLEHGTESNRPLALAVTGGLASSTLLALFLVPMMFVFLAKRPKENFVPEA; encoded by the coding sequence ATGACGCGATTGGCACTGCGCAATCCGCTTGCCGTGCTGATGGTCAGTATCGCGCTGATGGTATTTTCCGCGGTCGTTACGCCGCGCATGGCGGTTGATACGTTTCCCGAGCTATCGCCGCCGGTGCTCATCGTCGGCACGCTCGCTTCAGGGCTTGGACCGAAAGACGTCGAAAAGACGATTACCTGGCGGCTCGAAAAGGTCATTGCCGCAACGCCCGGCGTCGATCACATTCGCAGCAAATCGCGCACCAGTTTGAGCATCGTTTATGTTTGGCTCAAATGGGGAACCGACTTGAATGCCGCGCAAGCGCTCGTGCAGCAGCAGGTCGCATTTGCGATGTCCTCGGTTCCCAAAACGCTCGGTGTCTTGCCGCCGTTTGTCTTGCAATACGATCCATCGGATGCGCCGGTTTTGCAAGTCGCGGTCCATGGGGGAGGGCTCAGCGGCCCGCAACTGTATGATTTTGCTGTCAATTCGGTCGAGCCCATCATCGAGGGGATTTCTGGTGTCGCGAGTGCATCGCCGAATGGGGGACGCGAACGGAGAATCAATATCGTCGTCGATCCCGTTCGAGCGCTCGCGCGCGGGGTGACGTCTCGCGAAATCTCGGCCGCGGTGGACAAGGCCAATGCGCTCATGCCTTCCGGGCGCCTCATGACGACGGGGTCCGAATCGAACGTGTACACGAATGCGGTTGCGGCGCGCGTATCGGACATTGGTGACGCCGTCGTAAAAGAGGTGGATGGTCAGGCCGTGCTGATCCGGGATGTCGCACTCGTGGAAGATGGCGGTTCGGCGCCGTCGCAGTTTGTCGCTGTCGATGGCAATCCGGCGGTTTACCTCAACGTGTTGCGAATTCCGGGAGCCAATACGGTACAGGTGGTGGAATCGATTCGGGAGGCGCTTGCCAATCTGAAGGGGCTGCCTCCGGGGATCGTCGTGCAGCCCATTTTCGATCAAGCCACGTTCGTCCGTGGCGCGATCCACGGACTCCAGCGAGAGATCGTACAAGCGCTCTTCTTGGTGGCCGCCGTGATTTTGCTGTTCCTCCAAAGCGCGCGTTCGGTGCTCATCGCAGCCATTTCCGTGCCGCTCAGCTTCGCCACCATTCTGCTCGTCCTTTATGCGACCGACCAGTCGCTCAATGCATTCACCCTTGGCGGCTTGACGCTCGCCATGGGACCGCTCGTCGATATTTCCGTCGTCGTTTTGGAATCGATTCACCAGCGGCGAATGGCTGGTGACGATGCAGTGACCGCTGCTTTGCGGGGAGCAAAGCTCGTGGCGGCACCCGCGCTTGCGGCATCGCTCTGCACGATTGCCGTTCTTTTGCCTGTCGTGCTTCTCACGGGACTTGCGCAAAAGCTTTTTTCTCCGCTTGCGCTCACCGTGGCGACGGCAATGCTTGCGGGCTATTTCGTCAGCATGCTGATCACGCCCGTGGCGTGTCGGTATCTCTTGGGCCAGCACCACGAGCCCGGAAAGCTTGCGTCGGCGGTATCTGGCTTCATCGATCGCGTCGTGAATGCATACACGAATGCTCTTCGCGCAGCACTCGACCGCCGAATTGCGTTGACAATGGCAATTTTTGCGCTGGTGGGGGCAAGTGTTTATGCGGCATCGTGGCTGCCGGCTGCATTTTTCCCGGAAGTCGACGAATCGATGGAGCGAGTCTACGTGCGTCTTGCGCCCGGCACGTCGCTCGACGACTCGACGCGTATCTTCCAAGAAATTGGACAAACCTTACGGCAAGAATTGCCGAAAAACGAGGTCGAGCTCGTCCTCATGAACATTGGCGCGCCCAGCAAAGCGCGCTCGAAAATGAACAGCCCCAATGCCGGGCCGCACATGGGCTTCATTCGCGTCGCGCTCGCGCCACCCGAAAAGCGAAAGCGATCGCAGCGTGAGATTGCCGATGCCATGCGTGCCATTCTCACGAAACGTTTTCCTGGCATCGATTTCCTCCAGAAGCCCGGGGGGCTCGTCGCCAGCGTTTTTTCCAATGGCTACAGGGCACCCCTCACGGTCGAGGTGCATGGCAACGATCTCGACCAGTTGGATGCTCGTGTCAAAGCCGTCTCGGATGTGGCGCGAGACGTTCCCGGCGTGCGGGACATTTACACGACACTGGATCTCGAATACCCCGAGCTACGCATTACGACGGACCGGCAGGAAGCGGGTCTCGTCGGCGTGACAGCGCGAGACACGGCGCAAACGACGCTCGATGCGACCGTTGGCAACATCAACGCGCCTGCCGTGTGGATCGATGGAAACAATGGTCAATCGTATTATGTCGTCACGGCGTACGACCCTCGGATCATCGAGGATGCCGAACGTTTGCGCGAAGTTCCGATTCGAGCCACGCAATCGGGCGCGGTTACGCTTGGTAGCTATGCGACGATCGAACGCTCGACCGGACCCATTGAAATCGAGCGCAATCACTTGCAGCGCGTCGCGATCGTTTACATGCAGACCGAGGGTCGGGATCTCGGCAGCGCTGCCACGGAGCTCGAAAAGCGCCTGCACGGCGATCCGCGCACGCGCGACGTGCACTTCAACCTCGTGGGCCAAGTCGACCTGATGCGCTCGACGTTCTCCGGGCTAGGCGTCGCGCTCGGTCTTGCCATCATGGTCGTTTTCGTCGTCATGACCATTCAATTCAAATCGATGCGCCTGCCGCTCATCATGCTGTTCACGATTCCTGCGTGCGTCGTAGGCATCGTGGCCGCGCTTTTTGCGGCCGGTGAAGGGTTTTCGGTTCCCACGATGATGGGCATCCTCATGGTCGTCGGCATTGCGGTGTCGAACGGTATTCTCCTCGTCGACCATGCGAACAAAGAATTTACCGCAGGAAAAGAAGCGCTCGATGCCGTGATCGAAGCGGGACGCGCGCGTTTTCGTCCCATCGCCATGACGAGCCTCGCGACGATCATCAGCCTTCTCCCAACGGCCCTGGGGCTCGAGCACGGCACGGAGTCGAACCGCCCGCTCGCGCTCGCGGTTACGGGCGGACTTGCGTCGTCCACCCTGCTGGCGCTGTTCCTCGTCCCGATGATGTTTGTTTTTCTTGCCAAACGGCCCAAGGAAAATTTCGTGCCGGAAGCATGA
- a CDS encoding efflux RND transporter periplasmic adaptor subunit, whose product MSNRTKTRVFAIIGGVVCLGLLGGVALVAQATSTEPTPLSAQPKGVTVIPAREAKYRPTRRFLGTLRPWQEAKIGPQLVSAYVETVLVRPGDIAEQGQVLATLDCRNTAAVKSSVAAKARALDEQQRAIASEAARTQVLVEDGFVSQNEAEQKAARSAAAEAQLQAMRAELASKALQVNDCVLKAPFRGEIAHRFIDPGTFVKPGATLVSIIDRAIVRVTFDVPEVDYQAVSPGTEAKVKMLATGREILAKIARRSPSANPATRTVRVDIDVQDTERALPVGTTAEVFIDVGAPQDAIELPLRAATIRGKKATLFVIDGDVAKSMSARVLGESVKSVFLERFISAGTPVVLEGRSQLRNGDVVRTRVEGAAAPVPTSSMMPAGVKP is encoded by the coding sequence ATGAGCAATCGAACCAAGACGCGCGTTTTTGCGATAATCGGGGGTGTCGTTTGTCTTGGTCTACTCGGTGGAGTAGCCCTGGTCGCGCAGGCCACGTCGACGGAGCCGACGCCGCTGTCTGCGCAGCCCAAAGGCGTGACCGTCATTCCCGCGCGTGAGGCAAAGTATCGCCCCACGCGCCGATTTCTCGGAACGTTGCGTCCGTGGCAAGAAGCCAAAATCGGTCCGCAGCTCGTTTCGGCCTATGTCGAAACGGTGCTCGTGAGACCTGGTGACATTGCAGAGCAAGGGCAAGTGCTCGCAACGCTCGATTGCCGGAACACGGCGGCCGTGAAAAGCAGCGTTGCAGCAAAGGCGCGTGCGCTCGACGAGCAGCAGCGAGCGATCGCGAGCGAAGCGGCGAGGACGCAGGTGCTCGTCGAGGATGGGTTTGTCTCGCAAAACGAAGCGGAACAAAAGGCTGCGCGAAGCGCGGCGGCAGAGGCGCAGCTTCAAGCGATGCGCGCCGAGCTCGCAAGCAAAGCGCTTCAAGTCAACGATTGCGTTCTCAAGGCGCCCTTTCGTGGCGAAATCGCGCACCGCTTCATCGATCCTGGTACATTCGTCAAACCGGGCGCGACGCTCGTGTCCATCATTGATCGGGCCATCGTTCGAGTCACTTTCGACGTTCCAGAAGTCGATTATCAAGCCGTCTCGCCCGGGACCGAGGCGAAAGTAAAAATGCTCGCCACGGGACGCGAAATCCTTGCCAAAATCGCGCGGCGTTCTCCCAGCGCGAATCCCGCGACGCGTACGGTGCGCGTGGACATCGACGTGCAAGATACGGAGCGCGCGCTTCCCGTGGGGACGACCGCCGAAGTTTTCATTGATGTCGGAGCTCCACAAGACGCAATCGAGTTGCCATTGCGGGCTGCAACCATTCGCGGCAAAAAAGCGACGCTCTTCGTCATCGATGGCGATGTGGCGAAATCGATGAGTGCTCGTGTGCTCGGCGAATCGGTCAAGAGTGTATTTCTCGAGCGATTCATCAGTGCGGGGACCCCGGTGGTGCTCGAAGGCAGATCGCAGCTCCGAAATGGGGATGTCGTACGCACGCGTGTCGAAGGCGCGGCGGCGCCCGTACCTACAAGCTCGATGATGCCTGCGGGAGTCAAGCCATGA
- a CDS encoding TolC family protein: MQAFTLEQAIAHAKSHSPDIAVANARIQAARAFAAVPRAQWRPTFGAVAEIVGSSVNNSTATILSNPRVDLPRIGATRLSTQPDFTPYATTLVAAGMRQELFDFGRIAAEAAALDAQVDLERKRAEGATFDVVLHVVEAFYAVRAAKAVAKAAEDASNRATVYRDATRAAVGAGMRTPVDLARAEAEVAKFDVGKVRAKGALDAARAVFAAVVGLDQAGLDAIDASTNDELGELPSMEQLIEQARRDSIEVRQAEARVGLAQAETNAAAAQLRPNLFLTASVSGRAGGAPTQAGDVALGHGFLPLVPNWNVGAVLSVPLYDPTLTARRNALHEVERARSAELEVARVAQVAAVRRAYVDAIAVRNELVALERAEAAAKASHAQAEARFKAGLGTILDLVDAESLRVEAEVGRAVGAFHVARARAILERVVAGAHR, encoded by the coding sequence TTGCAAGCTTTTACGCTCGAGCAGGCCATTGCTCATGCGAAAAGTCACAGTCCCGACATAGCTGTCGCAAATGCACGAATTCAGGCCGCGCGTGCATTCGCTGCGGTGCCTCGCGCACAGTGGCGCCCGACGTTTGGAGCTGTTGCAGAAATCGTCGGCTCGAGTGTCAATAACTCGACGGCGACCATTCTGTCGAATCCACGTGTGGATTTGCCTCGCATTGGAGCGACTCGTTTGTCCACGCAGCCGGATTTCACCCCGTATGCGACGACCCTCGTCGCAGCAGGAATGCGGCAGGAGCTATTCGATTTCGGGCGCATTGCGGCCGAGGCGGCAGCGCTCGATGCGCAAGTGGACCTCGAGCGAAAGCGGGCCGAAGGTGCGACATTCGATGTCGTTCTGCACGTCGTGGAAGCGTTTTACGCGGTACGAGCGGCCAAAGCGGTTGCCAAAGCTGCCGAGGATGCATCGAATCGAGCGACGGTGTATCGGGATGCGACGCGCGCGGCCGTGGGGGCAGGCATGCGTACGCCGGTCGATCTCGCGCGGGCCGAAGCAGAGGTCGCGAAATTCGACGTGGGGAAAGTCCGAGCAAAAGGCGCTCTCGATGCGGCGCGCGCCGTATTCGCGGCCGTCGTGGGGCTCGACCAGGCAGGGCTGGATGCGATCGATGCCTCGACGAATGACGAATTGGGTGAATTGCCATCGATGGAGCAGCTCATCGAGCAGGCGCGGCGCGACAGCATAGAGGTGCGCCAAGCGGAGGCCAGGGTCGGTCTTGCACAGGCCGAGACGAATGCGGCTGCGGCGCAACTTCGGCCGAACCTCTTTCTCACGGCATCGGTATCGGGGCGTGCGGGCGGCGCGCCGACGCAAGCTGGCGACGTTGCACTGGGTCATGGCTTCTTGCCGCTCGTGCCGAATTGGAACGTAGGCGCAGTGCTCAGCGTGCCGCTCTACGACCCGACGCTCACGGCGCGAAGGAACGCATTGCACGAGGTCGAGCGAGCGCGCTCGGCGGAGCTCGAAGTCGCGCGCGTTGCGCAGGTTGCGGCCGTGCGACGAGCGTATGTGGATGCCATTGCGGTACGAAACGAACTCGTCGCGCTTGAACGAGCAGAAGCTGCTGCAAAGGCAAGTCACGCGCAGGCCGAAGCGAGGTTCAAGGCAGGGCTTGGCACCATACTCGACTTGGTCGACGCCGAGTCATTGCGTGTGGAAGCCGAGGTTGGGCGTGCCGTGGGGGCATTTCATGTTGCAAGAGCGCGCGCGATTCTCGAGCGCGTCGTGGCAGGAGCACATCGATGA
- a CDS encoding sigma-54-dependent Fis family transcriptional regulator has translation MPFNKRSRIYNVVVADDKLEMAETIADGLSDAGFSTIAVPGGKLAISHIENEAVDALVTDLRMPDMDGIELLMAAHRIVPDLPVIVMTAYGAVETAIESIRRGAYHYVTKPFKIDELVIYLDRAFDEASVRREARTLRRSLSDKALRAGIVAGSPSMRSVLDVLGRVAASDVPVLLTGPTGCGKGLLARHLHAESSRANGPFVTVNCAALPEPLLESELFGHARGAFTGASTSHPGLFTEASGGTLFLDEIGEMAPALQVKLLDVIERRVVRPVGVTKELPVDVRIISATHRDLRRRVAEGLFREDLLYRLDVVPVAVPALRERRDDIPELVDKFLLEARTRHPSSCVARVSRECMLEMLEYPWPGNVRELRHAVERLVLLGRSPEAQFADAALPRLAGGGSSVFNFAGPVQPMREVQQRYARWALSECGGNKSRTAERLEIDVKTLAKYLSSDLSE, from the coding sequence ATGCCGTTCAATAAACGCTCGCGCATTTACAATGTCGTCGTCGCCGACGACAAACTCGAAATGGCGGAAACCATTGCGGACGGTCTCTCCGATGCTGGTTTCTCCACAATCGCCGTCCCCGGGGGCAAGCTTGCCATTTCCCATATCGAGAACGAAGCGGTCGACGCTTTGGTGACGGACCTTCGCATGCCGGACATGGACGGCATCGAGCTGCTCATGGCGGCACATCGCATCGTGCCGGACTTGCCCGTGATCGTCATGACGGCATATGGCGCCGTAGAAACGGCCATCGAATCCATCCGCCGCGGCGCTTACCATTACGTCACCAAACCCTTCAAAATCGACGAGCTCGTCATTTATCTCGACCGAGCGTTCGACGAAGCCTCCGTGCGCCGCGAAGCGCGCACGTTACGACGCTCCTTGAGCGACAAAGCGCTCCGCGCGGGAATCGTCGCTGGCAGTCCGTCAATGCGCTCCGTGCTCGACGTGCTGGGCCGCGTTGCAGCGAGTGACGTTCCCGTATTGCTCACGGGGCCCACGGGCTGCGGCAAGGGGCTATTGGCGCGACATCTGCACGCCGAAAGCAGCCGAGCCAATGGACCGTTTGTCACGGTCAACTGCGCAGCGCTACCCGAACCGCTTCTCGAAAGCGAGCTTTTCGGGCATGCCCGGGGTGCCTTTACGGGTGCGAGCACGAGCCATCCGGGACTTTTCACGGAAGCTTCCGGAGGCACTTTGTTTTTGGATGAAATTGGCGAAATGGCGCCCGCATTGCAAGTGAAATTGCTCGACGTCATCGAGCGCCGCGTCGTGCGCCCCGTGGGCGTTACGAAAGAATTGCCCGTCGACGTGCGTATCATATCGGCCACGCATCGAGATCTCCGCCGCCGCGTCGCGGAGGGACTCTTTCGCGAGGATCTCTTGTATCGTCTGGATGTCGTACCGGTCGCCGTTCCAGCCTTGCGCGAGCGTCGGGACGACATTCCCGAGCTCGTCGACAAATTCTTGTTGGAAGCGAGAACTCGCCACCCTTCCTCCTGCGTCGCGCGCGTTTCGCGTGAATGCATGCTCGAAATGCTCGAATACCCATGGCCAGGCAATGTTCGTGAGCTCCGGCATGCGGTCGAGCGTCTCGTCTTGCTCGGGCGCTCGCCGGAAGCTCAATTCGCCGACGCTGCATTACCTCGGTTGGCTGGTGGCGGCTCGAGCGTTTTCAACTTTGCAGGCCCTGTGCAACCGATGCGTGAAGTACAGCAACGTTATGCTCGATGGGCGCTTTCCGAATGTGGGGGGAACAAATCACGCACGGCGGAGCGCTTGGAGATCGACGTCAAGACGCTCGCCAAGTATCTTTCGAGCGACTTGTCGGAATGA
- a CDS encoding endonuclease/exonuclease/phosphatase family protein, whose protein sequence is MVFFSFLNQRNPNLHVVLAPEAREPETRMMKRTSSPSTRSFDIEATRQATKYSSALRALLLTAVVTAALGAGCGEDPTIRQSTGGGGAGGDNTGGGGGMVVPNDPLPLRVLNWNVHNLENDKDDSGAPGETIVSAAEYAAHRKAVGSVITLLDPDVAVLQEVENKAVLDDLNETELGGKYVASSLVDGNDYRGVDIAVLSKFPIDSAVSHKSDAFPLNGTQGPNYYYARDCAEIHISFNGRKMVFLGVHFKAKSNDDPIQRLAEAQHTRAIADGLAKEDPSRAIVILGDFNDTPDSPPYLAVRGDGTTQYVDITQSMPAANRWTYEFQGKLELIDHQFASPILAPMLDAASVTIRHGADVDDASDHAPVIATYMVN, encoded by the coding sequence GTGGTGTTTTTTTCGTTCCTCAATCAAAGAAATCCAAACTTGCACGTCGTGCTTGCGCCGGAAGCGCGCGAGCCTGAAACTCGAATGATGAAGCGCACTTCTTCACCTTCGACCCGTTCCTTCGACATTGAAGCCACCCGCCAAGCAACGAAGTACTCATCAGCGCTGCGCGCTCTCTTGCTGACCGCCGTCGTCACCGCTGCGCTTGGAGCTGGCTGCGGCGAAGACCCCACCATCCGTCAGAGCACGGGTGGTGGCGGTGCAGGTGGAGACAACACCGGTGGCGGGGGTGGAATGGTCGTGCCGAACGATCCGCTCCCCCTTCGCGTCCTCAATTGGAACGTACACAACCTCGAGAACGACAAGGACGACAGTGGCGCACCGGGCGAGACGATTGTCAGCGCGGCCGAATACGCTGCGCATCGAAAAGCCGTCGGGTCGGTCATCACGCTGCTCGATCCTGATGTCGCCGTATTGCAGGAGGTCGAAAACAAGGCGGTGCTCGACGATCTCAACGAGACCGAGCTCGGAGGCAAATACGTCGCCTCGAGCCTTGTCGACGGCAATGATTATCGCGGCGTGGATATTGCCGTATTGTCAAAATTCCCCATCGATTCGGCGGTGAGTCACAAGTCTGACGCATTTCCGCTGAACGGCACGCAGGGTCCCAACTATTATTATGCGCGCGATTGCGCGGAGATCCACATCAGCTTCAATGGGCGCAAGATGGTATTTCTCGGCGTGCATTTCAAAGCCAAGAGCAACGACGATCCGATTCAGCGGCTCGCCGAAGCCCAGCACACGCGCGCCATTGCCGATGGGCTTGCAAAAGAGGACCCATCACGAGCGATCGTCATTTTGGGTGACTTCAACGACACGCCGGATTCCCCTCCTTACTTGGCCGTGCGCGGCGACGGCACCACGCAATACGTCGACATCACGCAATCGATGCCCGCGGCCAATCGTTGGACATACGAGTTTCAGGGAAAGCTCGAGCTCATCGATCATCAATTCGCAAGCCCCATCCTGGCCCCGATGCTCGATGCGGCATCCGTCACCATTCGCCACGGGGCGGACGTCGACGACGCGAGCGATCACGCGCCCGTCATTGCGACATACATGGTGAATTAG